The following is a genomic window from Photobacterium sp. GJ3.
TATAGTGGAAAGTTGATTTATCGTAGTCAAACAGATCGAACTTGGGTATTAACTATTCCAATACATGACAGTAACGAAGTAAAAGTATTGAATAGAAATTCGTTCTCAAATCTTGATGAAATTCTAAATGTAGTGGATTACTTAAAATGTGATATGTACGAGAATTCTATTGTGCCTATTGCTTTGGTAAATCAGCTAGTATCTCTCGCGAATCACCCTTCTTCCAAGATGTTGGAGAAATTTGCTATCCAATCTATGAGTGAGTAGATTTTCACATCTAATTAAAAATAGAGGCGTGCTATATACGGCGCCTCTATTTCAAACGAATTTACATTCATACTATAGTTTTATTCCTCTTTGATACATGTACGTAGCCACTATTACTTGATCTTGTTTTGTCCAAAAAGGGCAGTTTGGCGTGCCATTTATCCCTCTATTACCTGAGAAAATATTAGCTCAAAGAGAGTAGAGATAAATGAGGTGTAGTGGCACACTAAGTTTGGCCACCTGATAAGAGGTGATATCATCATCTCGCATAATTACAGGTGACAAAATGACTAAGAATTCACTGTAAACCTCCCCTAATTAGTTACATGCATAATTAGAGTTTTCAGCCTGAGAATGTCGTGCCAGAAGATCATTCAGTGAGTCATGAGGCCGCTCTTCGTTATATTCACGTACCCAGTTTTCTGTTAATTCTCGAATCTCGGTCAGTGATTTGAACACATACATGTTCAGGATTTCATCGCGATATGTGCGATTGAAGCGCTCAACATATGAGTTCTGAGTTGGTGTTCCTGGCTGTATAAATTCAAGTTGGATATAGTGTTCTTCAGCCCAATCAGCAAGCACGGTAGAAATAAACTCAGGGTCATTATCCATACGAAACTTTTTGGGATAACCCCGCCAGGCAACGACTCGCTCTAATACCCGAATGACTCGTTTGGCCGGTAAGCTGAGGTCAATTTCAATCGCCAATGCTTCGCGATTGAAGTCATCAACGAGATTGAATGTCCTGAAGCGCCGGCCACAGAACAGACTATCGCTCATAAAATCCATAGACCAACAATAATTGGCTGTGGCAGGTACGGATAGTGGCTCAGGGCAGCGTGTTGGCAAACGTTTTTTGCCTCGCTGCCGTTTGTTCAAATTAA
Proteins encoded in this region:
- a CDS encoding IS3 family transposase (programmed frameshift) — protein: MKKSRYTETQIVKILKGVEAGRLVKEVCREYGISDATYYNWKTKYGGMESSDIRRLKELEDENRRLKSMSADLSLEHRILKDIIEKKPVKPAIRRELVDYARKEHGVSLRMACRAVGISDSVYRYQPDTNRNDHVILKLQEAVEQYPAYGFSKLFKILRRWGHQWNHKRVYRLYCDLNLNKRQRGKKRLPTRCPEPLSVPATANYCWSMDFMSDSLFCGRRFRTFNLVDDFNREALAIEIDLSLPAKRVIRVLERVVAWRGYPKKFRMDNDPEFISTVLADWAEEHYIQLEFIQPGTPTQNSYVERFNRTYRDEILNMYVFKSLTEIRELTENWVREYNEERPHDSLNDLLARHSQAENSNYACN